Proteins encoded together in one Anaerotignum propionicum DSM 1682 window:
- a CDS encoding LysO family transporter — protein MWKIFLVLAMGFAIGFFGLLKEKQIKLNCRLETLWLMLLIFCMGVSIGRNGDVIRNLPVLGGKALLFAISSVIGSILFVFLLSKLFFEKEGEK, from the coding sequence ATGTGGAAGATTTTTTTGGTTTTGGCAATGGGTTTTGCAATTGGTTTTTTTGGACTACTTAAGGAAAAACAAATTAAATTAAATTGTCGTCTGGAAACCCTCTGGCTTATGCTCTTGATTTTTTGCATGGGGGTTAGCATAGGCAGAAATGGCGATGTGATTCGGAATTTACCTGTATTGGGCGGGAAGGCTCTGTTATTTGCCATTTCATCAGTTATTGGCAGTATCCTTTTTGTATTTCTTTTGAGTAAGCTGTTTTTTGAAAAGGAGGGGGAAAAATGA
- the ltaE gene encoding low-specificity L-threonine aldolase, with amino-acid sequence MINGKIDFRSDTVTVPTEEMRKAMASAVVGDDVYGDDATINELERLAAEIFGKESALFVPTGTMANQLALFTHVQRGEEVILPDNCHIIAHEVGASAIIAGAQLRSVPNVKGEMSLDLVEHYIRKDPDDIHQPRTALISYENADSDGQVRSLEYMKQVKALAEKYQLPVYVDGARIFNAATYLNVDVKDMAQYTDTISVCLSKGLCAPAGSLLMGSKEFITKARRKRKILGGGMRQVGILAAAGILALKEMSRRLQEDHDNAKYLCTSLKEVEGLEVYEERQQINMVFFRLKDFPMDSATLVKYMAEHDVRINGEDNGMMRFVTHNYVSKEEIDKVVQLLKDDAR; translated from the coding sequence TTGATTAACGGAAAAATTGATTTCAGAAGTGACACAGTAACTGTACCAACGGAAGAAATGAGAAAAGCAATGGCAAGCGCTGTGGTTGGCGATGACGTTTACGGAGACGACGCCACAATCAATGAGCTGGAGAGATTGGCTGCTGAAATTTTTGGCAAAGAAAGTGCCCTTTTTGTTCCCACGGGGACAATGGCCAATCAGCTTGCTTTATTCACCCATGTACAAAGGGGTGAGGAGGTTATCCTTCCTGATAACTGCCATATAATTGCCCATGAGGTAGGGGCGTCCGCAATCATTGCAGGTGCACAGTTGCGCTCTGTACCCAATGTTAAGGGTGAAATGTCTCTGGATTTGGTTGAGCACTATATCAGAAAAGACCCAGATGATATTCATCAACCAAGAACTGCGCTGATTAGTTATGAAAATGCAGATTCTGATGGTCAGGTACGGTCTTTGGAGTATATGAAACAAGTGAAGGCGCTTGCTGAAAAATATCAATTGCCCGTTTATGTTGATGGTGCACGTATCTTTAATGCAGCTACTTATTTAAATGTGGATGTAAAAGACATGGCGCAATATACAGATACCATTTCTGTGTGCTTGTCCAAAGGCCTTTGTGCTCCCGCCGGGTCCCTATTGATGGGTAGCAAAGAGTTTATTACCAAGGCGAGAAGAAAGCGGAAAATTCTTGGTGGCGGTATGCGTCAGGTGGGTATTTTGGCGGCAGCGGGTATTCTTGCACTGAAGGAAATGTCAAGAAGATTGCAGGAAGATCATGATAATGCAAAATATTTGTGTACAAGCTTGAAAGAAGTTGAAGGCTTGGAGGTTTATGAGGAACGTCAGCAAATTAATATGGTGTTTTTCCGCCTAAAGGACTTCCCCATGGATTCTGCTACATTGGTAAAATATATGGCTGAGCATGATGTACGCATCAACGGTGAGGACAACGGAATGATGCGGTTTGTGACCCATAATTATGTTTCCAAGGAAGAAATTGATAAGGTTGTGCAGTTGTTAAAAGATGATGCTCGATAA